AATGAATTGTACGCAGGACTGTAGAGGGAATGGCCACAATGACCCGATCACAGCAGATCGTGAACACTTCGCCAGAATTTGTATATTGGATCGTTACCCCTTTATTACTATGTTCAATATGCGTCACAGCACATCCATAGCTGATATTAGAACCAATTGTAAGGGCAAGCTTTTTCGGCAATTGATCCATTCCACCTGCTATAGTTTGTGTATTTCTTCCGGAACTGGCCATTTTTAAGTCAAGCAGTCGCTGTAACGCAGATACTTTGCGAATACCATCACCTAACATCTGCATATATCCGATTTCAAACAACTTAATCGCACCCGAAGAAGCTCCTTGGCTTTTAAGATATTCTTCCATTGTCATAGAATCTAGCAGTACCGCTTGTTTTGTGGGCCAGCCCGGCAAAGAAGGATCTCCCGTCGCGTTAAGCCCCGGCTTAAGGTACTTTTCCAGCATTCCCGCATATCCTAAAGTCCTTTCCTCAGCTGTAAGTGAAACAGGCCACCAGGCAGGTTCAGCCGGAGAATCTATGATTAATCTCCCGTTGATATATGACAAACTTCCATTTGGGGCTGGTAAATTTATTAATTGGACTCCGGCTTGCTGGGCATAATGCAATGTGAGAAAATGATGCGCTCCAATGAACGCAGCCCCCATTTCGCAAAATAATCCGTCAGCAAATTGATCCCGCATTGTGTATATGCGACCACCCGGTTGACTATTTGCCTCTAATAAACGCACGTTATATCCTTGTTTCATAAGCTCCAAAGTGCATACCAAACCCGCCATCCCTGCCCCAATAACTACAATTCGCTCAGGAAAACGACCTATTAACATAAAATCCGATTCCTCCAAATATTACTTTTATATACATCATGTGTGCTTATAATCCTTTACTTTCTAGATACTTTGTATTATTCTATGCTGTCCGTTACCTCAATAAAACAATAGAGGAGCTGCCTGAAGCAAGCTCCCCCACTAAGCTGTCGCAACATTGCAGTGTTACCTCAAAAACAAACAAGCAAGACGCTGCAGCGCTTGCTTGTTTGTTTCTTTGAAACTATCTCTATCATATTGCAAATGTCATAGTAATAATAACCAATAAGATAAATAGAACCAATACTGCTGCTGAACTAGTACCAATCCCTGCTGCATATCCCATATTAGTCACTCCTTAAATTTGAAATTCATTCTTTTTTTTCAAAAGAAAAACGGGCTCCTTTGAAAGAAAAAGGGGGACTCCTCAATGGCCAACAAATCAAAAAGAACAAGTGGAGTAAAAGGGTTGAAGAATGGACTGAATGGTGTAAATGCACTTGTACTCAGGGGTTTGGCATTTGAACGAAGATAGATTTTGTCATGGGTGCTCTTATGCAAAATGCCTTCTAAGACTTGCCCTTGTTGTGTCATCACGTAAACATGTTTACCCGTGAGGGATTTTAGCCGATTTTTGTCAATGGACAATTTTATCACCCCTTAGTGTTGCATTCTCTTACAAAACTTGAGATGTGATATCAATTACCATACAAACGCACTAGTAATGATAACCAAAAGGATAAAAAGAACCAAGACAATAGCCGTACTTGTACCCACACCACCGCTATAACAGCCTCCTGCAGTATAACCCATTCTGATTAGCTCCCTTCTTTATCAGATAGTCTATTGTATTTTAATGGCATTAAAATGTATTGGACAAATGTAGGTTATCAAAAGCCTGTTTTGAGATTGGGATCAAACAGTACTAATAATCACCTAGTAGGAGGCTGTTCCTTTGAAAAATTTCTATCGTCTGCTTGTTTGAACATCGGTTTTGGTTACATTTGAATGCCAAAAATCCTCCAACTCCACGATTACTCTGGAGCTGAAGGATTTCTCTTTTTTATGTATGCAGCTGAGCCCTGAACTTTAGCTTTGCCTAACCGATCTGAGCCATATATACGCCCTCTAACTCGGTTGCAGCCTCTTTAATATCATATCCGGCTTGTTGGACCGCTCGAATCCTGATCTCTTCTGAAGCCCTGTCACTGCGAATCGCTTTCAATAACCACTGGGCCCATATGGCTGCGTCTTGCTCCAAACTCAAGAAAGCGAAAAAACCGGCCTTCAGATTAGCCTCATCTGGCAAAGCATCCGAAACCACACAAGGAACACCTGCCGCTTGCGCTTCAATTAATATCATCGGCAGACCATCTTCAAAAGAGGGCAGCGCGAGCACATCAATCTCCTGAAGGAGCTCGGCAATATCTTCCCGTATGCCAAGTAAATGAACGCGGTTCTGAATTCCCTTTTGCTCAAGAATCGCCTCAATTTGCGGACGCAAAGCCCCATCACCAATCAGAATCAGCCGCGCATTCGGGAGCCGGTACAGCAGTTCTTCAAAAACTTCGATCAGATATCGGTGATTCTTCACAGCACTAAAACGCCCAATATGGCCAACAATCGGCTCATCCAGCGGAATCTTCAGCTGCTCACGAAGCGAGACACACGTTGTTATTCGGTTGGTATAGAGACTAAGATCAATGCCATTGCGCAGCATTTTACCTCGTTTATCGTTCATCCATTGGAATCCAAATAGTGCTTGGCTAGCCGTCTGCGAGCTTCCAACCCAACTTGTAGCCAGACGTCGAATCATATTCTTCTTAAACCAACGGGACATCTTATTTTGTGAAATCGAAAAAGTAGCTTCCCTTAAGCTATGACTATGTGCAATGCGAATGGGAATGCCAAGAAATCTGGCGATCAATAAAGTAAATCCACTTGCATCCATATTATGACTATGTATCGCTTGAAAAGGTCCTTCTTGTTGAATAATCGCTTTCAAATCAAACAAATATCCGAACCGGCCTGCGTGATAGGGTTTCCCAAGATGAAAAATCCGTCCGCCCAAAGCGCGTATTTCTTCGTCATAATCGGAAGGATTCTGCGTATGGACCACAAAATCGAATTGAACCTTGGATCGGTCCATATTCCGATATACCTTCATAATAAAGCTTTGTGCACTATCCTGATTCATATGACTAATTTGATGCAATATCCTTAATGGGCGACTGCTCAAAGCCATTCCCCCTACTTGAGTTATGAATATGAACCAACAACATGTTAAAAACAATCCCCAGATATATATATAAATCAATAAATACTGGATATTTTTTTACTTAATATAGGTAAAATAGGGGGGATAAGTTAACAAAATGTCATAGAATGTAAACGCTATCTATTTAAAATTGTAGCATGAATTTCTTGCAATTCCTATACTTAGATTAAGATTAGATAAATATTTGATAAATATTTGATAAATATTTGTACACTTTCCACCTCATTTTAGGCAGCAAATAGAAGAATACCGAGAAATTTTCTGCATCAGCAGATTTTCTCGGTTTCTATGTGTCTCCATGCTATTATCTAGATGCCAGGATAACTCGGAGGATATGGCGGCTAGTAATGTGCGAGTGCCTATTTGGTGAATGGTTTGCGGAAAATGAGCTTGTTTCAAGTCTTCTTGCTACTTTTTTCCTTTCCAAACATCACTGAGACCTGCCCAAAAGACTAAAATCGTGGTGACCACAATAAAGCGAAAATCCCAGGCATTCGGAAAATCATTCACCTGAGTTCCAGATGCGCGGAGCACTAGCACGAACAGGAGAAGGACCAAATCAAAAAACATGCAGTAGGCCATGCGAGCTGATAGTTTGTATAGAGGAAGTTTGTCCAACATTTTGCCGAATCCTAGAATGTCTGACCATCTCGAAGTTTCTTTGGATTTATTCTGGGGGGATCTGTCCTCGGGCCGATCATTGATCGGCTTTTGTTCGCCTTGCATCCTTTTGGCCAACTCCTTGCAACGAATCATGGGCGTCCAGCCACATCAGAATGGCTGCAACGAAGCTTAAACCTGCTACGAATATTCCCCCCATATTGGACAGCAGCTTCATCTCCCATGTCATGATTAAAGCTAGAAAACTCACTAGAAATGCGAGGAATGAAGCTGTTTTTTTCATCGAGTTTCCTATCATAGTCTACTCCACCTCCTTATTCGCTGATGGTATAGGATATGAGAGATTGATAGATTTGGTGCAGACGAAGTATTGCTCATTTCATGCAAAAGAGGACTTAAGAGGCGTCCCTCTTAAGTCCCTTAACGCCATTATCTATTCAGCAAGCTGCCCACATAACGCAGTAATTCATTCGCACATACCGGGCAATAACCGTGCTCATCGATCAATTGCTTTGTTACATCATTAATTTTCTTCAACTGCTTTTCATCCGGTGTTTTGGAGGAGGTTGTAATTTTCACAATATCCTTCAAGTCCGCGAAAAGCTTCTTCTCAATGGCTTCGCGCAGTCGTTCGTGGCTGCTGTAGTCAAACTTCCGCCCCTTGCGGGAATACGAAGATATCCGGATCAGAATTTCTTCGCGGAATGCTTTCTTCGCATTTTCAGAAATGCCAATTTGTTCTTCGATTGAACGCATCAGTCGCTCATCCGGATCCATTTCCTCACCAGTCAGCGGGTCTTTGATTTTCCCCCAATTACAGTAAGCTTCGATATTATCGAGGTAGTTGTCAAAAATCGTTCTGGCTGATTCCTCGAAGGAATAGACGAAGGCTTTCTGCACTTCTTTCTTCGCAATATCATCATACTCTTTGCGCGCTACCGAAATGAAGTTCAGGTAACGTTCCCGCTCATCTTTGGTAATCGACGGATGCTGGTCTAAGCCATCTTTGAGCGCCCGCAGAACATCTAATGCGTTAATGCACTGAAGATCTTGCCGAATCAAAGCACTCGAAATCCGGTTAATGACATAACGCGGATCAATGCCGCTCATGCCTTCTTCCTGGAACTCATTTTGCATTTCTTTCAGATCGGCCTCTTTGTAGCCTTCGACGATCTCTCCGTCGTACATCCGCATTTTTTTGACCAAATCCATGCCTTGTTTCTTCGTTTCTTTCAATCGCGTAAGGATGGAGAAAATCGCTGCATCCCTTAACGCATGAGGAGCGATGTGAATGTGCGACATATCGCTTTGACTGATCAGCTTGGCATAGATTTTCTCTTCATCTGTGACCCTTAAATTATAAGGAATCGGCATGACGATCATCCGTGACTGCAGCGCCTCATTTTTCTTATTCGAAATAAATGACTTATATTCCGTTTCATTGGTATGGGCAATGATCAGTTCATCGGCGCTAATCAATGCGAACCTGCCTGCTTTAAAATTGCCCTCCTGGGTGAGCGACAGCAAGTTCCAGAGGAACTTTTCATCGCATTTCAACATTTCCTGAAACTCCATGATGCCCCTGTTAGCTTTATTCAGTTCGCCGTCGAAACGATAGGCACGCGGATCCGATTCAGACCCGAACTCAGTGATGGTAGAGAAATCAATGCTGCCTGTCAGATCAGCGATATCTTGCGATTTAGGATCAGAAGGACTGAATGTTCCAATCCCGACACGGCCTTCTTCTGAGATAAAGACACGTTCGACCAAGACGTCTTCAATGCAGCCGTTATACTCTGTTTTCAAACGCATCTGGCAGGACGGGCATAAGCTTCCCTCAATTTTCACCCCAAGCTCACGTTCGATTTCGGGACGAAGCTCCAGTGGAATGAGATGCAACGGTTCCTCGTGCATCGGACAGCCCTTAATCGCATAGACAGCCCCTAAGTCTGTTTTGGCAAATTGCTCTAGCCCCCGCTTCAACATGGTCACAATGGTTGATTTACCACCGCTTACAGGACCCATTAACAGCAATATACGCTTACGAACATCCAATCGACGGGCTGCGGAATGGAAATATTCTTCTACGAGCTTCTCAATCGCACGATCCAGACCGAAAATTTCTTGGTTGAAAAAGCTGTAGGATTTGTGCCCGGACTGGTCATTGATACCTTGCGATGCAATCATATCATAGACTCTGGAATGCGCGGTTCTGGCGAGCCCAGGATTTGTGCGAAGCAATTCTATGTACTCCGCGAACGTACCGGTCCAGCTCAATGAATCCTTCTCCGTACGATGCTCCGAAATTCTTTTGAATATGTCCATGGGTACCTCCTTTCACTGCTGCCTTTAAAATATAGGTCAGCTCGTGATGGTGAATTGTGTACTACAATCCTATGCACTCAAAGAACATAACTTGCCCGAAATTTTCAAGAGAATTGGATTTGGAAATAAACGGAAAGGATCGCAAGGATGTTCCCTCACGTCATTGAAGGCATCCTCATAATCATTTTGGTTCCCTGCTCTGGCCAGCTTTCTACCCTTAGTCCATAAGCCTCTCCATAGACCATTTGAATCCTGCGGTGTACGTTTAAAACACCGATCCCGCCTTTAACACCTGTCTCATCGATTTCACCATCTGCCAGCCGGTTGGCATTCAATTTCTTTTGTATCTGCCTGAGCTTCGCCTCTGGCATGCCTGCTCCATTATCCTCTACACTAATCCAAAATACCCCATCCTTGATGCCACCATCGATCCGGATTAAGTGATATTCTTCCAGGCCTTCCGGAAATGCATGCTGGAACACATTCTCAATCAGCGGCTGCAGGGTCAGACGCACCATGACATGAAGCAGAAATTCAGGCTTAATCGCAACATCGATCTCGAATTCCCGACCAATTCGATGCTTCAGTACGACCAGATAATACAGCACATGCTTTAATTCATTCGCCACCGTAATTTCTTCGAGATTCGTCTGGACGGAATATCTCAGCATATAAGCTAGAGCCTTAACAATTTCGGATATTTCCTCTGAATCCTGAATAGTCGCATAGCAAATAATCGTCTCCAAGGTGTTGTACATAAAGTGAGGATTGATTTGCAATTGAAGAGATTGGAACTCCGCCTTCTGACGCTCCATTCGTATTTCTGAATTGCTTAGCTCCACCTGTACCACGCGATCAACCGCTTCTGACAGGCGCTTAACCATCAAGTTGTAGCGCACAATCAACTCCACAATTTCATCACGGTGGGGAGGAAGGGGGATCGTGGCCCAATTCCCTTTCTCCGTTTCCCGCATGCCGGATTTGAGCACCTGAATTGGCTTGGCAATCGATTTCCCGAATCGATAAGCAAGTAAAATCGCCAATGCTAGTGTGAATATCCCGACGACCAACGTTGTTGATCGAATATTGGAAAGCGGTTTGCGCAATTCATGAAGCGGCATGGAGACGACGAGCTGCCAACCCGAATAATCGGATTTGCGGCTTAGATACATCCGTTGATCGCCCTCACTGGCGTCGATAAAGGCCCGGGAGTCGGCCTGTTTCAACTTCTCGACAAACGCCGCGGGAACATTCGATCCTACTTTCTTTCTATCAGGATGATACACATAGTTGCCATTATCATCAATGATGAACAGATAGCCATACTTCCCCAGGTCAATCCCTTTCCATAAGGCGGATAAATCGGCAGATCGCATCTCAATGGCAAGCAAGCCGCTTAATTCTGGAGAAGTGAATCCACGAATGCGGCGGACCATGGTCAACATTTGATTCTCTTGTCCAGCAATTATCGTATGGTTCAGAATGCTTAATTGCCCATCAGCGCTTGTATTCGCCAGAAAATAAGCCATTTGTTTCCGAATATCCTCCCCATTGAAGGATTGTTCGGTTACGCCATTGTAGTAATACACCGCATTTTGCTTATCGCTAATTAAATAGACGGAAGCTAGTTTGGGATTTCGTATAAATAAAGGATCCACACTAATTTCACGAATTGTATTGCGATAAGTATAGAAGTCATAAGCTTCCCGAGTAGAAGGAAGATCTATGAATTCCATAACCTGTCTATTGGTTAATATCGAAACAATCGAACGCTCATAATCTTTAAAATAGATATCTGTATGGTGAACCGCATTGCCAACAATTTGATTCATTTGATTTTCTACCATTTCCTCCAACTCGCCGGAGGTGATCATGTAGGAAAAAATGCCTACACTGCCTAACGATACGATAATAACAATCATAAAATAAACGAATACTTTCTTCGTAAAACCTCTAATCTTCATCTAATACCTAATCTGGCACGATATTCAGTCGGTGTAACGCCAACAATTTTTTTGAAGGTTTTGGTAAAATGAGGGTAGTCGTCATAACCCACATCCGCTGCTACGTCTACAATTCGTACATAAGGAATTGCCAGCATCTCTTGGGCCTTCGTCATCCGTTTATTGATTCGATACTGAACAAAGGTCTCATGGGTTATTTTTTTGAACAAGGAGCTGAAGTACGTCGGGGTTAATCCGACCATCGCCGCGACTTGATCCAACGTAATTTCTTTGGACAAATTGCTGTCGATAAAGGCTTTGGCCTCTTCCATCGGATCCTTGAAATGGCCGCTTCGGACGGCAAGCAGCCCTTTGATCATGTCATGAAGGCCCTTCTCGAAGGTATCAAGGGCTTCTTTCACACTATCGGCCTGCAAGTGAACCGGCACGGAATCAGGCGAGTAACTACGAGATTGAAGGCGTTTTACAAGAATGCCATTGCAATCGTCCAAGAGTTCTTTCAACTGAGCCAGCGAAACATTGACAGACAGGCAATAATCACGCCAGCGTAACATCAGACTATTAAGTTCCTCTATTTGCAAAGCCCATATTTGCTGTTCCATCTGATCGATCCACTCGATATAACGGGAAGGCGGTATATAGCTGCGTGCAGGCTTTTTAATTAATTGGTCCAGCATCTCATGGACATCCGATTTGGTGACTGGCTTGAGCAAATAATGTCGGACACCATAATTCACGCTCTTTTGAGCATATTCAAAGTCACTGTAGCCGGAAATCACAACGGTTTTAATATGAGGGAATTCCTCATAAATGATTTTGCATAGCTCCAGTCCGTCCATTTTGGGCATGCGAACATCCGTCAACACAAGATCAGGCTCTGAAGCTCGAATTAACCCCAAAGCAGCCTCGCCGTTCTCGGCCGTCTGGATTTTGGAGAAAGCCGGTGCGTATAATTCCGCCATTTTCAGCAACCCTCTGCGAATGACAGGTTCATCATCTACGATCAATACATGCATGTCCAGCCCCTCCTCACGCTTTTCAAAATGACTGATTCAACTATGATAACTCACGGCTATAGGTTCTACAACGGATAAATCAGATCGTTCACCTACTATAAGCTCTATATCATTTCCAAATGAGTTTGGGAGAAACGCCAAGTGATAGAATTGTAGAATGACCATTCTTCACTTTCTCCTGTCAGTTCTCCCGCATACTCGCCATCTGAATTTCGGGTAACCGTCAGCTTCCGCCAAGTGTATTTCCCTGCTTCATAATCGAAGGATTCCCCATCATCCTCGTACAATAGTCCCTCGCCAGGCTCCGATCCGAAATGGACAAGCTCTAGCGGAATCTGCGTTCCGGATGCTGGAACATGCGGCAAAGCAGGCATCATTGGGATGACAGATCCGCTTTTAACAAAAACAGGAATTCGCTCTAAACCAGCTTGAACGCGAATGATGCAGCCCCCGGTATAGCGCTCCCCGGTCTCCAACCCATACCAGATACCTGCTGGCAGCAGCACCTCTCGTTCATCTTCCCCTTCTACCAGCGGAGCTACCAACAGCGCTTCGCCGACCATATACTGGTCATCCCATTCTCTCACTTTCTTCTTGCCGTAAGCCGCGTCTGTCGTATTCAACTGTTGCTCCGCTTCGACAGCGTTCGCTTCGGCTTCAGCAATCTCAGAAGGAGAGATCACGAACGGCATGGCCTGGAAAGGAGGAATGCCTAGTTCACGATATCTGGCGAAAGCTGTATATAAATAGGGCAGCAGCCTCATCCGCAGCTTGATATAGTGGCGCACAACGCCTTCCACTTCCGGGAACGACCACGGCTTCGTACCATCCCCCCAAGCATTCAGCATGGCCAGAGGGGAGAAGCAGACGGTTTGCATACGACGCACCCAATCTTCAGCATTCCTCGCTCTGCGCACTTCCGGAGTCCACAGCAGACCGCTGAATGAAGAATTGCAAAGTGCCCGAATAAATTGCTTATGGTCATAAAGATCTGAGTAAAGTACGTAAGGCATCGTGGAGGCCGCAGCATTCGAAGCCCTCACCAGTCCGTAGGTTCTGCGATTTTTACTGCGAAACAGATCGTCTGTCATTTTCTGAAACATTAGCCCATACATCTGCCGCATCTGTTCGCCGTCCAGACCCGATGGGAACTTGGCATGTCCAGGGAACATCCAGGAATTGTTAGTCAATTCACTGCCGTCGCATTCATCCAGTTTGTAACCGGACACCCCGATGTTCACATGCTGCTGCTCATGCTGCTTTTTGTACAGATTTGCCGCCTCCGTCAGGGAGTAGTCAGGCGCAAGCCCCCCCCAAACCGTATGACTGCCTGAAAGCGGCTTCAGATCCGCATACAGCTCGCTCTTTGGGGATACGAAGGGATGCTCCCACAGATTCACGCGAAAGCCGTTTTGCTCCATTTTTTTCACAAATTGCTCAGGCTCAGGGAACCTGCTCTTCTCCCATTCATAAGTAACCGGATAGCTTTGGCTGTGCCAGCCTGGTTCCAGTCCGATCACATCGCATGGGAAATCATGAAGTCGGAACTGCTCCGCCTCCTCCAGGACCTGCTGCTCGCTATATAGCGTTGGAACGCGATGCCAGAAGCCCAGCCCCCACATCGGAGGCAGTACGCCGCCGCCACAATATAAATTATACCTGGACACCACGTCCGCAAGCGTAGGTCCACCAAACACATAGACGTCTGCGCCTTCAGCTGGAAGACGGATCTCCACACGTGAAGCGACCATCGTTGCTCGCCATCCCCGATCGCTATTGCGATCGCGAATCTCTTCGCTCTGCGTGTCCTCCTGCTTCATCGTGGACCCGCAATACATCGTAACGATCCGCGAAGTATCCACCCAAACGCCATATCCAAGATCGCTGATATAGAAGGGAACCGGAGCATGCGTTTCACCCGTATCCTGTTTAGGATCGCTGTTCACGCGTAAATAACGGTTTCTTCCTCGCTGATTCATCCGCAATAACTGAAGGCCTGTCCCATATAACTTCTCGGTGCGATAAAGCGGAAAGGACAGAATAAGACTGTCCCCAGCTTCCTCAAGCTGAATACGGTCCCAATCGAATGGCGGCGCCACTTGTGGCATTTGTTGCAAAGCTTTTTCTTGCGGAGAAACATTCATCCACGATAGTGGAGTGATCGACTGCGGTTTCTTGATCGTCAGGCGCCATACGCCTGGTGCTGATAATTGCCATGTCTTAGTATCCATGTCGAAATCTCCTTTCTTCTTATAGCGTCGGAACCTTAATTACTTGCGTTTGACCGGTTTCACTAGCCAGCTTTGCGTAATGGACAAGCGCTTGGGTTTTCAAATAATCCCTGCCGCTCGTTTCTGCTTCGCGCCCTTCCTGAAGGGACGCCAGAAATTCAGTCAGCGTATCCGTTTCATCCACACCGCTGAAGTCCGTAATCAACTGGACGTCTTCGCCGCGAATCACACGTATTTGCTTATCTGTCACTTCCATGGCGCCTTCCGTGCCTTCAAGCCGCCAATTGCCGCTCCACGGCGTTTCGCTCCCTCTGGAAGCAATCGAGGCGTGATAAGCAGCTGTGATGCCCCCCTCCATTTCAAGAAAGGCATAAGCATTAATACTGGCACCGTCTTCTTCCCATCCGTTAATCGGGTTGTATAGTTTGGCCTGTACACGCTTTCCTTCTTTTCCACAGAAATAACGAATCAGATCAAAATGGTGGACACCGATGTCATCCAAGATGCGTACGGTATATTTCCGCTCAACCTGATGGTATCTGTAAAACTGTATATCCATAGACGATAAGCTGCCGATGACACCTTCCTCCAAGAGCTGTTTCATCTTACGTATAATAGGCATTCTGCGATAATTCTCGGCGATCATGAAAGGCAGCTTTTCTTTTGCAGCTCGAGCAACGACCTCAATCGATTCCTCATAGTCAAACGAAATCGGCTTCTCGCACAATACAGCCAGCTTATGATCAAATGCTGCATGGTTCACCGTTGTGTGCATCATTGGTGAGGTTACGTTAACCAGAAAGTCCGCTTGCTCCTGTTGCAAGGCTTCTTCAAGTGACGTGTAGAAAGGGAACGGATCGTCATTCATCTTCGCCTTCATTGTAGGATCCACCTCAACAACAGCTGCCAATAACCCTCTATCTCGCAGACGCTTGTACCAGCTGAATCCTGCAGAACCCAAACCAACCAATATAGCCCTCATGGACAAATTACCTCCCTTGCCATAGAGATACTTACCTCTCCATCGCTTTGTTGCCTTCATTATAGGAATTATTCGATCAGTCAGATAGGATAAAATTAAGCTGGCATGTCATTTTTTACGATTTTAATCAAAAAGACTACAAACACTAGGGGTTCCGCCCTTAGATGATTGCAGTCTTTTTTTTCATTTGAA
Above is a genomic segment from Paenibacillus sp. HWE-109 containing:
- a CDS encoding TIM-barrel domain-containing protein is translated as MDTKTWQLSAPGVWRLTIKKPQSITPLSWMNVSPQEKALQQMPQVAPPFDWDRIQLEEAGDSLILSFPLYRTEKLYGTGLQLLRMNQRGRNRYLRVNSDPKQDTGETHAPVPFYISDLGYGVWVDTSRIVTMYCGSTMKQEDTQSEEIRDRNSDRGWRATMVASRVEIRLPAEGADVYVFGGPTLADVVSRYNLYCGGGVLPPMWGLGFWHRVPTLYSEQQVLEEAEQFRLHDFPCDVIGLEPGWHSQSYPVTYEWEKSRFPEPEQFVKKMEQNGFRVNLWEHPFVSPKSELYADLKPLSGSHTVWGGLAPDYSLTEAANLYKKQHEQQHVNIGVSGYKLDECDGSELTNNSWMFPGHAKFPSGLDGEQMRQMYGLMFQKMTDDLFRSKNRRTYGLVRASNAAASTMPYVLYSDLYDHKQFIRALCNSSFSGLLWTPEVRRARNAEDWVRRMQTVCFSPLAMLNAWGDGTKPWSFPEVEGVVRHYIKLRMRLLPYLYTAFARYRELGIPPFQAMPFVISPSEIAEAEANAVEAEQQLNTTDAAYGKKKVREWDDQYMVGEALLVAPLVEGEDEREVLLPAGIWYGLETGERYTGGCIIRVQAGLERIPVFVKSGSVIPMMPALPHVPASGTQIPLELVHFGSEPGEGLLYEDDGESFDYEAGKYTWRKLTVTRNSDGEYAGELTGESEEWSFYNSITWRFSQTHLEMI
- a CDS encoding Gfo/Idh/MocA family protein, translated to MRAILVGLGSAGFSWYKRLRDRGLLAAVVEVDPTMKAKMNDDPFPFYTSLEEALQQEQADFLVNVTSPMMHTTVNHAAFDHKLAVLCEKPISFDYEESIEVVARAAKEKLPFMIAENYRRMPIIRKMKQLLEEGVIGSLSSMDIQFYRYHQVERKYTVRILDDIGVHHFDLIRYFCGKEGKRVQAKLYNPINGWEEDGASINAYAFLEMEGGITAAYHASIASRGSETPWSGNWRLEGTEGAMEVTDKQIRVIRGEDVQLITDFSGVDETDTLTEFLASLQEGREAETSGRDYLKTQALVHYAKLASETGQTQVIKVPTL